The Elgaria multicarinata webbii isolate HBS135686 ecotype San Diego chromosome 1, rElgMul1.1.pri, whole genome shotgun sequence genome includes the window AGAAGGTCCGCATCCCTGGAGGAACCATACCCAAACTGTGAACATCTAGTAGGAACCAAGGCTTGAAATGTGagaggcttttttgtttgtttgttaagtgTTCACATATTCATATTTAATatgcatttgaaacaaatcctctTAGTAAATTAATATGGTTTCCCCCTTTATCTGGTCTTcagtatcaataataataataataataataataataataataataatgatgattttTCAAGATACTATCCTAGAGACTGAGCATCCTAAAACAGTTAACTTTTAAGATTATTCTGTGTTACATTTTGTTTAATATCCCAACCTTCCACCAAGAAGTTCAGGGTAGCACAAATTCTCCCCTTGCCCTGCCCTTGTGTccagtaggttagactgagataAACAGAGTAACTGGCCCAAGGTCTACCAGGGAGCCTTTGTGGCTGAGCCTGTGCCTCCCTGGTCCTAATACAACTCTGTCCACTACACCATTCCTGCTTTCTTCCAATTCATGTAGGTAAGAGAAAAGCTCATCCTTAGCTTCAAAACCAAACTGATCCTAAGCAGAGATAAGCAAGTAGTCAATGAGAACATGGGGGAAGCTGCCTGCTCcagccattggtccacctaggtCCATAAGAGTGCCTGCTCCTCAACCCCCGGCAGTGGCTCTCTTCCAGCGTCCCTCCCCAGCCCTATCTCCCCAGCCctatctattcggccctggttaggcctcatctagagtattgcgtccagttctgggctccacaattcaagaaggacgcagataagctggagcgtgttcagaagagggcaacgaggatgatcagaggtctagaaacaaagccctatgaagagagactgaaagaactgggcatgtttagcctggagaagagaagattgaggggagacatgatagcactcttcaaatacttaaaaggttgtcacacagaggagggccaggatctcttctcgattctcccagagtgcaggacacggaataacgggctcaagttaaaggaagccagattccggctggacatcaggaaaaacttcctgactgttagagcagtgcgacagtggaatcagttacctggggaggttgtgggctctcccacactggaggcattcaagaggcagctggacaaccatctgtcagggatgctttagggtggattcctgcattgagcagggggttggactcgatggccttgtaggccccttccaactctgctattctatgattctatgattctatgccagggtttgaacctcAGGCCTTCAGCATGCAAGGATGTGCtggaccactgagctatggtccttccccaaAGACACTAACACAATTtgaccctttctttctttctttttattgaagTTCGAACAGAAAATACCCCTCGTGCGGCTCACGTTTTGTTCAAAAGCTGCAAGGCTGACATGCGAAACTACTGCATGAATGGGGAGTGTCGGTACATCTTGGATTTGAACAAACACTCCTGCAAGTAAGAGAACAGCTGTGGAATGATAAAACAATCCATTTCTTTTTATGGCTATCCAAGTGGGGTGGCCGTCTTTTTTATTGTCACTTCTCCTGCGCCTTAAATGGCAGTCTTGCATGCAGGAATTACAGAGGTGATATTCTTTTCATCTCCATTCCAAGGGAGAGTTCACCTGGGCAGGGGCAAAGTTGGGCCGATGCATTCAAGTTCTGTGCTCATTTTGATCTTTCGCTTCACTGAACGGATACAGACAGACAGTTTACTACGTGGGGAATGTGAGGGAGTTTTCCTCTTTCTTAAATCAGGGTTAGGCAATGTGAGGCCCTCCGAATGTTTCGGCCggcaactccaatcagccctaggcagcatagccagtgacggggttgatgggagctgtaggccaaaacatctggagggtgtggtATTCAACTCTGGCTGCCTTCGAACTCTTCTTCAGTTGCTACTATTGCTCCATCCCTGATTACTCACTGGATCTGTTGCACGCCCCGGGAGGGAGTGTGGGCATGCCCGCGACATCAGGGCGGCGGTGGGGGCAGCGGAGAGCAGATTGTGCAGCCTTGCCAGGGATGCAGCTCGCTCGCTGCCCGGGCCCTGTGCGGTGGGGGAGCCTGGCGAGAGGCACCGGCCCAGCTGCAAACTGTCAGTCCTCGCCTCACAGCAGACGGATGCATTTTCCTGGACGCAGGTCTTGGATTTGTGAGGAAAACATAGCTATTTGTTTTAATTGGACTCCTCTGGAGTAAGGGGGTCCCCAGGGAAAGCTGTTGCAGGGCGCTCTCTATAGTCCTTTCCTTGAGTTTTGGAGATCCGATTCAGCCGATAGTGATATGACTGATAACTCGACTGGTGACTCTCGCtgtcccacccctgcccccttcaGGTTTCTCagcaggaagtgggtggggggagaggaaagggaggaTGAGAACGGGGGGGGGCGTACAAGCCTGCCTAGGCCCTGCACGGCGGGAGAGCCTGGCTTCGagctgtcagtccttgccttgtGGGGGTGGGCTGCTCCTCGTCATGAGGCTCGCGTCTCCGCCGGCTCTGAAAGCCCttcacccccagtggccacttggagtCCCGGAAGAACCGGACTTTAAGTGGTTCTTCTGGGGGAGCTTTTTCAGCCAGAAAAAAGTgcaatcagggcaggacatgggcgACGTCATTCGACTATACAGTGGccgtcatgggagtcttttgcacaGATTGCGCCGTGAAAGCAAGCTATTtagtaggtgggatgaagctatatgtCTAACATGTACTCTTTCCCTGTTTCCCCCTTCCAGGTGTCATATGGGCTATTTTGGTTCCCGGTGTGAGCTATCCAATTTAGAAGTTATACAATTGCCCCTGAGCAAGGAATACCTGGCACTGACTATTCTCATGGTTCTGATTTTCTTCATGGCAATTTCAGTTGCAATCTATTTCTACTACAGATGGTAagcaccactgccaccaccctctctGTTTTCATGTTACTCCTCCAGAGTGGTAGTGCAACAGTAGCTCATATAACAGAGCAAGGCTATATTACATTCATAGATTCATTATTAGAGCACTtcacattatatttttaattgttcaaCACAACAATCATAAAGCTGAATGCAGCAAACCTCTGTATCATATGGGCATACTCCTGAGGGATCTGAGATCGACAGTAGCTCCTTGTGGTGTctaaggaagaaggaaaggaacctctcgtgccagcactgagtcattactgactcttggagggatgccagctttcgctgacattttcttggcaggccatatagcggggtggtttgccgttgccttccccggccattattccctttcccacagctaactgggtactcattttaccaacctcgggaggatggaaggctgagtcgacccgagccggctgcctgaaaccagcttccgctgggattgaactcaggccgtggggagagtttcagctgcagaaattgctgctttaccgctctgcgccacacgaggctcttgtctAAACTCTACTTCAAACCTGGGTTTGTTGCTCTGTAATGCATGCAATGACCCCTCATGGAAACATAACCTATAAGCCTGTGAAGAGTTCTACACTTTTGAAACATGACCAGCTCCAAGGGTGAGATCCAGACTTATGCCTAAtttacacctacagccctttcgcaaagGAGGAGGGATGGTTGCGATGGGTCCCAGATTGCGCAAtcagcactcacagggcacacacacCAATGATGTTTCCTGCaattaaaggagagccattgtgggaaaACGTGTGCCTCGTTACGGTGGTTCCAAATgtgtatcagcagaagtgggtgggactaggcagatggctatgagGCATGGAATTTGTTTTAATAACTCCCAAGAGATGCACACCagtgcagacatgcagcaacgcaaggggggataggtactgtgtcaagaACGCGCTCCTGCGTAGagatgtttgttaaaaaaaaacacttagcaATGAAACACGtcgatgcccatgcacacgcccctgacagcgggttggctgttcgctgagccaggagctcgcaCCAAATAGCAACAGTTTCGCGAAGGGGGTggcacaccagctgcagacttcgggattgtagcaaTAAAGCCAAAAAAACCGTGGCAAAGGCAGTCATCAATAtttctgaataactgaggggtcgacctAAGATAACAGTGGGATGAGCTGTGCAATCTTGTGGCCCCATAGGGATGACTTCGATATTATCGTGGAATAAACTGCTGGTATAGACACAGCCTTAGTCATATTaaacagtagacccattgaaatcttaAATTAGACATGACTTACTCCAGTCCCAGTGATTTAAATGGTTCTGCTCTAAGTACGGGTCCAAGCCTAAATGTTCATAAAAACATTGCATCGCTTTGTCCTGAAACACAGCTCCGTCAGCCCTGCCTCTGCTATTGTGTCTTTATCAGCAGCATGACCTGCAGAAAATAATTAGGTGAAATCTTTCCCGGTATGATCATGAAATCATGAAGGCTTCAACTGCTAAATCTGCATGTCAAGTTGATGTTAAAAAGACAGGAGCAaagtcagtttttaaaaagtggttatCCTAGGTGGAGAGGGTGACTTCATCTCTTTACAGTAGTAATTCTCCCCAAGGATGCTTATGAAATCCTCCCCATTTGCACTTCTTACTAGAAGAATAACACTGTTGGGTGAGTTTGTTTTTTGATATCTGAACTTTTTTCAGATCGTGGTTGCGCAGTTGTGCCCTGTTGTTTCTATGATGCAGCCGACAACTCGCAGCCGCTTTGTGCTATTCCCtgtgaaactgcactttttctgTGTGTTGTTTTACCGCAATCCTTTACCTTGCTCTGATGTCAACATGGTCGTTTGTTGTccatcagtggtggcttcagtttggattaacAGATTGGGCATAACTAagggtggatcccagtgcagggtaggcatgGGGCCCCGACCAGCCTAGTTATGGTCACCATGGCAATATTTAAGTCTGAAaaatgaaagtaagggcagttatgatgaataatgcataaattcaatgaactataGCAGTGCTGATGCACTGCTACAGGCTTTgaaagttgtgcagagttgccaggaaaagaaatattttcatgGTTTTCGGTCCCTCAATATTATCTGCGCGTTATCACCATCTGATGACGGTGCTGCAATTTTTCCTGGCTGAATAACCCGTGTTCACTCCTGCCACATAACCCGATCAATGCCGCTTCGCAGCAGTGATGCcaacagggtttttttgggggaggggggatcagtAGGCAAAGCAGCACTGGTATAGATGGCCCCCAGTAAACAAACCCAAAACTACCAACTGCCGCAAACATTGCATGCCCCAATATTATCCAACTTAAACTAGCAGAATGGGACACAGGGCAGAGCCAAAACCACAGAGCAATAACCAAACCGGGGACCCCTCTCACCTGCCTTCCTCCATGGTGCTCTTGTACCAACTTAATGCTTTGAAGGGATACAGTTCAGTGGATAATGTGATGGGTCCCATTGCCTGTAATGTATCTTACATCTTTCTAAAGAAGCTCCTTCTCTCTGCAACCTTCACAGGTATGAGAACAAGAGGCGAAAGCTTGCTGCAAGGCGTAACTATGAAGAGGTTGCTACAGATACTGAAAAAGACCCTGCGCTGCTTCATGTGTGAATTAAGAGACTTCGAGAAACcatttatttaatattaaaacttattttaataataatatttatgttCAAAGCAAAAGAATTTCAAGACAATGTTGATAAGATTACATGTACAGGTCAAAAAGGCtatttttttataaataatatttgtattttattttttattctattttatttctgtgttAACATTTTGATAAGGTAATGTAGTGATAACTTGCATTCATATGTATGAATGTAATTTTCTCACCTCTTGTACTTGACGCACTGTGAAATACATGCTTTTGTATTTTGTTCACTTGAAGAAATTCTCAGTTCTTGGGGGGGGTTAAATCTTCCTAACCGCTCTAATTCTGTTGCTTTTCCTTAAAACTGGGTGCAGTGAGTAGCGTATCATTAACCTGTGCACTTCAACTAGAACGCTGGATAGATGTAAGGGGACCAAGGTAAGACAACAGAAGGCCAGAGAGGAGAAGATTGTAGTAGTCAAGGTGACAGGGCATAACCAAGGCATTCATGACCAGGGCATGAATAAGAGCTTTTGCTGAACAAGCAGAGAGTCGGATCCTTATTTTTGCATGTCACACAGGAGACAGTGACACGACTTGGACTCAATATGACATATAAAGTGGAgaaggagagcgagcgagcgagcgaggagtcaaagataaagccaagTTGAACAAGATGGATGGTGGCATTGGCCATTATTAAGTAGATTGTACAaggagaggctgatgctagggaaagtggaaggcaaaaagaagaggggccgaccaagggcaagatggatggatgatatcctggaggtgacagactcgacctcggagaagctaggggtggcgacggccaacagaaagctctggcgtgggctggtccatgaagtcccgaagagtcggaagtgactgaacaaataaacaacaacacaaggaGAGAATGGCTTTGGCTTTGGAGAAAGGGTGAAAGGTTTAGGCATATTGTGTTTGAGGCAACGATGAATCACCTAAGTGAAACTATCAGAGAGGCAACTGGAGATGTGGAAGAGGATGGGGAGAAAGTTTGGAAGTAgtgaggtagagctgggtgtcatcgaTGTACTGAAATCCATAGGATTTGATGAGGTCACCCAGAAACACTGTGTAGAGCACAGAGTCAAGAACAGAGCCCTGAGAGAAACCCAtggagagacagaggaagaacTTCCCCTTATAGAAACATTGAAAGAGCAATTAGGCAGAACCATCTGAGGGCAGGATTTCAGAACTCTTGAACGTAATGGGTGTCAAATGGGAGAAAGTGTCCCTTAAGTTACTTAGATACTTTTATATGGTCCATTATATTCATATATGTGATGCAAATTGCAAACTTATTACCTGGGAGAGGGGCCATAAAACTCAGTGGCACTCACTTGGGGTACttatgtttaggattgtgctggcAGTTATTTGTATGGTAGGAGAATTCTTGATTAAATATTATGTAGAACTCCAACCTATATCAATGGAAGATggttcagagaatcatagaatcatagaatagcagagttggaaggggcctacaaggccatcgagtcaaccccctgctcaatgcaggaatccaccctaaagcatccccgacagatgcttgtccagctgcctcttgaaggcctctagtgtgggagagcccacaacctccctaggtaactgattccattgtcgtactgctctaacagtacaaagtttctcctgatgtcccgctggaatctggcttcctttaacttgagtccgttattccgtgtcctgcactctgggaggatcgagaagagatcctggccctcctctgtgtgacaaccttttaagtagttgaagagtgctatcatgcctcccctcaatcttctcttctccaggcgaaacaattctttcagtctctcttcatagggctttgtttccagacccctgatcatcctggttgccctcgtcTGAACATGCTCTTCAATAGAAGAACATTACACCTTAGTTGAAATCCTTTAGTCTCCATAACCAAACACCAGATGGGATGCACCTTGATCCAAGCATTTGTGAATTAAGGATTTCTTTGGAAAGGGTGCCATTTCTATGACACCCTGACCTTTTTCTCTGGCAGAGAATATCCTGCAACTTTTAAAGTATTATTCTCTCTCTTAATGTGATGCCTAACTGCAATCCCACAATGACTGCTTTAGAGTGTATTTCTCAGAGTCACTTAATTTGGAGGGGTGGGGTACTTCTGAATACATGCTTCTTCTGAGGTGCCCAATGCAACACCACCTGTTCCACAATGCATGTGGACTGAATGTGGACAATGCATGTAGACTGAAGTACTAATACCAGGGTCCAATTAGAAGAGGAAAAGAACAGAGAACCTTTGCCCCATTCCTAAATCACACACAGGGAAACCTTACTGAGACAAAACAGTAGCTTTTACAGAACTCCTTTCTTCCCAGATCAGTGAAGGATGAGGGGAAGCTTTGGGCTCAAAGGATGTGATCTGCAACCCCAAACTTCAGCTCTTGGGGGCAGCAGGGAGAAAGATTTCACCTGGCTCAAGAGTTTGTCTTCCTTGGAATGTCAGCCCCTTGGGTTTCTTGTACCTGGGTGGTCTTGTGCCTTCCTTGGAGCAACACTGCAATGCCAAAGGCAGGTTCTACCTCCTGGTGCCGTATACATTAATTGTACTGTTGAAAAACCAACAGTGTCGGGCTTGCTACAACTTGCTCATATGTGACTGGAGACAATGCACAAATAATATGCTATATTCCCCTGCCCCCTAAACTAAGAGGACAGTAGTCCATACAGGACCACACCATAGTGTTGAGTCCTGCTATTTActttatttctatcccacccttcctgTTAGGAGCTCAGATTGCCATAAATGAGTTTTCCCATTTTAGCTACACAACAGCCCTGTGCGGTAGGTAGGTTAGACTTTCCGCTATGCTGCTGTACCTGCACCAAATCTTTACCATCTTGCAGTCATTCTTCAGCATAACTGAGGACCATTATCAGATTGCAAAGACTTGAAAGAGAAACCTGTACACAATCTCTCCACTAGAGGCTGCTGCAACATCAAAAGAAGAACAGACAAAATAAAGGGGGATTATTGCTAGAATGAGCGAGTATGAATAGTTGGGaaacgaatttatttatttatttatttatttatttattacatttctataccgcccaatagccgaagctcactaaTTCAAGCAGTCACTATTGCAGATTAAGatatagggaggttgtgggctctcccacactagaggccttcaagaagcagctggacagccacctgtcagggatgctttagggtggattcctgcattgagcagggggttggactcgatggccttgtagcccccttccaactctgctattatatgattctatgatatcatcAGGTTTGCAATTTACCCAGTCCTCAGCAGTGAggtccatcagacgagcattttattgcacacttgttgctgggcactcacggattttcgcgggtccctctcacgacattgtctgcctcctgtgcacctcccgccccttctggccttcctagtgtcaccaaaaaacaaaaacaaaaacatccagAAAGTCAGATATATTTTCTCCACGGAAAATAAAAGCACCCTCctgtcctgtgtattgctgtcctcccaTTATGATGCTTTTGTTTGGGGTggtcctgctgatgaaagaggagggcggggcggttttcctccagcttgctgagtctgtcggtTGATCGAACGTACTTGTGCTGAGCTGGTGGAACAGAtgtttgctgctccaaccccaccttcACCCGCAGAAACGGCACCCAGCCGATTAAACGTTGAATCAGTAAAgccctagacaacaaaaccagagtgaggggggaaaggcaactaCAGCCAgcacccgacaagaaccaatgaactggaggggggaagagaggagggggggtagGGCGGGCGCAATAGCAGAAGggcaagcaacagcagcaaccgTGTAAGGGATCAGCACTTGctgcactaatgaaacagaggtcaaaattgcgggtgcataccaggaaaaaaaagtagatgTGGTGGAGACCAATATTCCCCTTCCCCCATTGGCATTTTGAGAGTCAGCATATTTGGTATAAATGCAAACAAATCTTTGCTTTGTTTGCACTTATACAACTTGCACATTTCTGCTCTTGAAGAGAAGTGATCTGAAAACAGATGCACCTTTAAGTGTATTCTAGGATTGCCAACTGACTTGGCAAAAATTGGCCCAGTCTGCCTGCTCTTATGAAATTAATAGGTGAagcttttctaaactaaacattATCACTTGATAACTGTCGCAAATCAAACTGCTGACAAGAGGCTTCTCAAAATGAGTCTTTTATTGTAtgttcatgattggtcactcatggaggtttgcaggtccattatacaccattgtcaatgaccaggatgtctcccacactatCCCTTGGAAATCTCGCTATAAAAAGAACCACAGATAATATGGTAATATCCAGAAAAAGTGGGATCCCCCAGTGTTATGCACAATAATGCCATCACTACAATCCcagtctcaatggaagtgaacagagcatgcAGAGCGGGGGAGTATTCAGTCCAAACCATGTGGCTGTCCAAGTAATTGAGCTGACcgcaatcccagaaagaaagcggaAGCAGAAAGTCCTGACAAGACagcaggattttaaaaagaaatatagagAAGCAAAGTGAGAGGTCCAGGTTCCGAAGCAAATTTTGGCAAACccaattcttgattttaaaacttgatgttgtgcggactttatactgttagttttaccctaccctgtgcctgtctgcattctcttcccctccttattgttttactatatgttttactattgtttccagaacatttgagaactacaagttcaaccacagcttttaaagctcaactaaaaacttttctttttcctaaagcttttaaaacttgatgttgtgcagacttctactgttactttctactgttagtttttccctaccctgtgcctgcttaccctaccctgtacctgtttgcattctcttcccctccttattgttttactatgattttattagattgtaagcctatgcggcagggtcttgctatttactgttttactctgtacagcaccatgtacattgatggtgctatataaataaattaataataataataataataataataataataataataattaaggaaATGATCCTATGCCTGAGAGTACTTTGCAGTAGTGAcaggcaaatctgtcagtttcacatcCTTCAACATTAGAATTTTTAAAGTCTAAGTTCTTTccgtcctgtttatgaagaaatttgagaaTTTTGGTAACTTCTTATAAAAACAAACGGAATGATATTCTTACCCATCTACACTACTAATAGGTATAGCTACTCCCAGCATGGACAGCACTACGTTGTACctgcctagaatcatagaatcatagaatagcagagttggaaggggcctacaagaccatcgagtccaaccccctgctcaatgcaggaatccacactaaagcatccctgacagagggttgtccagctgcctcttgaatgactctggtgtgggagagcccacaacctccctaggtcactgattccgttgtcgtactgctctaacagtcagaaagttttttctgatgtccagctggaatgtggcttcctttaagttgagcccgttattccgtgttctgcactctgggaggatcgagaagtgatcctgaccctcctctgtgtgacaaccttttaagtatttgaagagtgctatcatgtctcccctcaatcttctcttctccaggctaaacatgcccagttctttcagtctctcttcatagggctttgtttccagacccctgatcatcctggttgccctcctctgaacacgctccagcttgtctgcgtcctccttgaattgtggagcccagaactgagcgcaatactctagatgaggcctaaccagagctgaatagagaggaaccaggacctcacgtgatttggaagctatacttctattaatgcagcccaaaatagcatttgcctttcttgcagccacatcgcactgttggctcatattcagcttgtgatctacaacaattccaagatccttctcatttgtagtattgctgagccaagtatcccccatcttgtaactgtgcatttggtttctctttcctagatgtagaacttggcatttatccctattaaatttcatcctgttgttttcagcccagcactccagcctatcaagatcactttgaagtttgtttctgtcttccagggtattagctatcgcacccaattttgtgtcatctgcaaatttgatcagagttccctgcacctcctcgtccaaatcatttttaaaaatgttgaagagcactgggcccaagactgagccctgcggtaccccactcgttgcctctccccagtttgagaaggttccattgataagtactctttgagtccgattctgtagcctagCATACAGCTGAAAAAGATATGGAGCCTGACAAAAACACAGACAGGAAGTCCAACAGCGTcccatttgacttcaaaagaggaaacctctctaaaatgagggagctgGTAAAAAGTAAGTTGAAAGAGGCATCATGAAGATTAACTCTCTTTagaatgcttggaggttactcacAACCACAATAATAAAAGCCCGGCGTGAATGTagaccacaggttaggaaaggtagcaccaagtccaacaGGTCATCAGCGTGGTTAATGAGTACtttcaaggaagctattagagagaatcatagaatcatagtatcatagaatagcagagttggaaggggcctacaaggccatcgagtccaaccccctgctcaatgcaggaatccaccctaaagcatccctgacagatggttgtccagctgcctcttgaatgccttgaataacttgagcccgttatttcgtgtcctgcactctgggaggatcgagaagagattctggccctcctctcttatgttcttataatttgTAAGGGATCTTGGGTACATAGCAGAGAGGGgctaaatattttaagtaaaacAAATAAGGTCAGCCTGGCTTCATTCTGGGCAGCAACTCACCCGGGTGCAGAACCTCCCATTGTGGAACATTTCCTACTGCTGTGGCAAAATTGTTTCAAGGCTGCTGACATCATGAGAGCAAAAGCAATATCAAGTGTTTCCAGCACACAATAGGATTTCCAAGGAGGCATAACAAACATGCCACcaaccaaaaaaacaaaccattaaaaaataaataaaacctattaACGGGTTTCTTCACTTATTCATTATTTAAGAGAAGGAGAACCTCCTCTAAGACGTGTGTAATCATTGTGTCTACAGACTTGCCTGGGCTTTGTTCTACAGAGGTTTACACATTTCAAGAGCAGGTACAAAAACCTCTTTTGGCAaagagcagggaggaaaggaattTTTATTTGTTCAAGGCTTCCTTTTGTGATATATTGTTTCTGCGCACATAAAATCCagttggtatgtgtgtgttttcaaagagAAAAGTGTGCATCACATTTAAACATCAACTTAAAAACAcccatggggttggatccagatttagacacaTGCAGAAGTGCTGGTGGAAGGGAACTTGCACACCCCTTCCTccccagggcagcccctccagcctcctgaaaatgtgaCATGGAGAGTTAGGAGTGAGCTGGAGTAATCCCCCAAAACTGGGTCAAGGCACCTTCTGCGAGTGGAGCCGTTCCGTCCACGGGAGAAGAGATTCTGCATTCTACCCATTCTGGATGCT containing:
- the EREG gene encoding proepiregulin: MASGSAQQTERVFLLLSNIQEAPPAQCLCINLAHSFSAGLHLFQAVLGTTVTPLCGPNETESCTTALVRTENTPRAAHVLFKSCKADMRNYCMNGECRYILDLNKHSCKCHMGYFGSRCELSNLEVIQLPLSKEYLALTILMVLIFFMAISVAIYFYYRWYENKRRKLAARRNYEEVATDTEKDPALLHV